From a single Bryobacter aggregatus MPL3 genomic region:
- a CDS encoding KdsC family phosphatase: MSVALTPELLERASKIEVLLMDVDGVLTDGRLYNIPFPDGSVLETKAFDSQDGIALQWLSWHGISTGVISGRVSPATAERARQGKMKYVYQGHIEKIPILEEIIADAKVDASKIAFIGDDFTDVVCFRRVGLSFATANAREEVKRCADYTTAAKGGEGAVREVCEILMRSRGLWGDILKKYEIHV; this comes from the coding sequence ATGTCTGTTGCTCTCACGCCCGAGCTCCTCGAGCGCGCCTCTAAAATCGAAGTTCTATTGATGGATGTCGACGGTGTTCTGACGGATGGCCGCCTGTACAACATCCCGTTCCCGGATGGGTCGGTGCTCGAGACAAAGGCCTTTGATTCCCAGGATGGCATTGCGCTGCAATGGCTCAGCTGGCATGGCATCAGCACGGGGGTGATCTCTGGACGCGTGTCTCCTGCCACCGCAGAGCGCGCCCGCCAGGGCAAGATGAAGTATGTCTACCAAGGGCATATCGAAAAGATTCCGATTCTCGAAGAGATCATCGCCGATGCAAAAGTCGATGCTTCGAAAATCGCCTTTATTGGCGATGACTTTACCGATGTCGTCTGCTTCCGCCGTGTGGGCTTAAGCTTTGCTACCGCCAATGCCCGCGAAGAAGTGAAGCGGTGCGCCGACTACACCACCGCCGCCAAAGGTGGCGAAGGCGCAGTGCGTGAAGTTTGCGAAATCCTGATGCGATCCCGCGGTCTTTGGGGTGACATCCTCAAGAAATACGAAATTCATGTCTGA
- a CDS encoding DUF5612 domain-containing protein codes for MSETKLALLVRVAPQPGVLHQLTGVIAAHQGNILSVAILGSREENEERTFFEIEFKQEDYQQVLVDLAALPVVRGVEIVRSMDKIYGKRIIIMGGGAQVAQVAIGAISEADRHNLRGEHISVDTIPLVGEQQLADAVRAVARLPRAKALVLAGSLMGGEIEIAVREVRSQGLLVVSLNMAGSVPEAADLVVSDPVQAGVMTVMAVADTAKFNVARLKQRVF; via the coding sequence ATGTCTGAGACAAAACTTGCTCTGCTCGTAAGAGTGGCGCCCCAGCCTGGGGTGCTGCACCAACTGACCGGCGTGATCGCGGCGCATCAGGGCAACATCCTGTCCGTGGCGATTCTCGGCAGCCGGGAAGAGAACGAAGAACGCACCTTCTTTGAGATTGAATTCAAACAAGAGGACTACCAGCAGGTGCTGGTGGATCTTGCGGCTTTGCCCGTGGTGCGAGGGGTCGAGATCGTCCGCAGCATGGATAAGATTTACGGCAAACGCATCATCATCATGGGCGGCGGAGCGCAGGTAGCGCAGGTGGCGATCGGCGCGATCTCAGAGGCAGACCGGCACAATCTGCGGGGCGAGCATATCTCTGTCGACACCATTCCTCTGGTTGGCGAGCAGCAGCTTGCCGATGCCGTCCGAGCCGTGGCACGCCTGCCGCGCGCCAAGGCATTGGTACTGGCCGGCTCACTGATGGGCGGCGAAATCGAGATTGCGGTGCGGGAAGTACGCTCGCAGGGCTTGCTGGTGGTGAGCCTGAACATGGCGGGGAGCGTCCCTGAAGCCGCCGATCTGGTGGTGTCTGACCCCGTGCAGGCCGGAGTCATGACCGTGATGGCAGTTGCCGACACCGCAAAATTCAACGTCGCACGTCTCAAGCAAAGAGTGTTTTAG
- a CDS encoding WG repeat-containing protein has product MSEQLDRAYSILEIRPLCTLEEARAAYLDLVKIWHPDRHQAEPERLRRKAEEKLKEIVEAFELVSKQGEFAEEVALIAMDFGELWGYIDENGKTAIHPEFTQARAFVSGLAAVQSVAKWGFIDKTGQWRINPLYEDCADFAEGLAAVRWYGRWGYVDSQGKFAIAPRYQEAKSFVSGWAEVKLGARWGKVNPSGDLVFDPTRSGRHLETSY; this is encoded by the coding sequence TTGAGCGAACAACTGGATCGGGCCTATTCCATTCTTGAGATCCGCCCGCTCTGCACTCTCGAAGAGGCGCGGGCGGCTTATCTCGACCTGGTAAAAATCTGGCATCCGGATCGGCATCAGGCTGAACCGGAACGGCTGCGCAGAAAAGCCGAAGAAAAGCTGAAAGAGATCGTCGAAGCCTTTGAACTGGTCTCGAAGCAGGGCGAATTCGCCGAAGAGGTCGCATTGATCGCGATGGACTTTGGAGAACTCTGGGGCTACATCGACGAAAACGGCAAGACCGCCATTCATCCGGAGTTCACGCAAGCACGCGCCTTTGTGAGTGGCCTGGCGGCGGTACAGTCGGTAGCGAAATGGGGTTTCATCGACAAAACCGGGCAATGGCGGATCAATCCCCTCTACGAGGATTGTGCAGATTTTGCCGAAGGTCTCGCCGCGGTGCGTTGGTATGGCCGCTGGGGTTATGTCGATTCCCAAGGGAAGTTTGCGATTGCCCCCCGCTACCAGGAGGCGAAAAGCTTTGTTTCCGGCTGGGCAGAGGTGAAGCTAGGAGCCCGTTGGGGCAAAGTCAATCCGTCAGGAGACTTGGTTTTTGACCCCACCCGCAGCGGCCGTCATCTCGAAACCAGCTATTGA
- a CDS encoding PilZ domain-containing protein — protein sequence MFGLQMAKSSSKDLNDRRGADRFPIEREVRYKVLSKRSNDEAGIGKTINMSSSGVLFTSEHSLVPGKRIEIAISWPAQLNNKTPLKLVARGRVIRCEDGRAALEIQQYEFRTQGSTSLQ from the coding sequence GTGTTCGGATTACAGATGGCAAAAAGCAGTTCGAAGGACTTGAATGATCGGCGGGGTGCTGATCGCTTCCCCATCGAACGCGAAGTTCGTTACAAGGTGCTGTCCAAGCGCAGTAACGACGAAGCGGGGATCGGAAAAACGATCAATATGAGTAGTTCCGGCGTGTTGTTTACCTCAGAGCATTCCTTAGTGCCTGGCAAACGGATCGAAATCGCTATCAGTTGGCCCGCTCAGTTGAATAACAAAACACCGCTCAAGCTGGTTGCCCGTGGCCGTGTCATCCGCTGTGAAGATGGCCGCGCCGCTCTTGAAATCCAGCAGTATGAATTCCGCACCCAGGGCTCGACGAGTCTTCAATAG
- a CDS encoding RidA family protein, producing MSFFQTPLRSALAALLLLAPGLLQAEKKAIVPKGSATAGPYSPGIISGNTMYVAGQIGRDANGGTPEVFEDEVKACIGSIEKILKEAGLTLADAVAVQVYLTDMDLFDRMNKVYMTQFPEPRPARTTVGVAKLVGKARIEITVTADASKAKK from the coding sequence ATGTCATTCTTTCAGACTCCACTACGATCCGCCCTGGCTGCCCTCCTTCTTCTGGCGCCGGGCCTGCTGCAAGCCGAAAAGAAAGCGATCGTGCCGAAGGGCTCTGCTACGGCGGGCCCTTACTCGCCCGGGATCATCTCTGGAAACACGATGTATGTCGCCGGTCAAATTGGCCGGGATGCCAACGGGGGCACGCCGGAAGTCTTTGAAGACGAAGTGAAAGCCTGTATTGGCTCCATCGAGAAGATTCTCAAGGAAGCTGGACTTACCTTAGCAGATGCCGTCGCGGTGCAAGTGTATCTGACCGATATGGATTTATTCGACCGGATGAATAAGGTCTATATGACACAGTTTCCGGAACCGCGTCCGGCCCGGACCACGGTGGGCGTAGCGAAGCTGGTCGGCAAGGCTCGCATCGAGATTACCGTCACCGCCGACGCCAGCAAGGCTAAGAAGTAG
- a CDS encoding replication-associated recombination protein A, which translates to MSSLFADENPPQDLGRESRPLAERLRPEHLGDVVGQTHLLGPGRPIRTMVDKDRLKSMILWGPPGVGKTTIARLLAKESKADFVPFSAVLSGIKEIKAVMSEAEKNLRYGRRTVVFVDEIHRFNKAQQDAFLPYVERGDIVLIGATTENPSFEVNGALLSRAKVFTLRGLEVEELARLVQRGLVEMKVDAAPEVIEMIAQFVNGDARNALNLVELAASVAVDGHVTRESLEGVLERRMLLYDKGGEEHYNLISALHKSVRSSDPDAALYWLARMLESGEDRMYLARRLVRMAVEDIGLADPRAVEQAIACQQTVHFLGEPEGDQALAQITIYLAIAPKSDAAYQALKLAQTAARERLAEPVPMQLRNAPTRLMKDLGYGTGYEHAHQRADAVVGMKCLPPGLEGSEFYHPTNRGLEAKIRERLEEWKAKRASTS; encoded by the coding sequence ATGAGCAGTCTGTTTGCGGACGAGAATCCTCCGCAGGACCTTGGCCGCGAATCCCGGCCGCTCGCCGAGCGTCTGCGGCCCGAACATCTTGGTGACGTCGTCGGCCAGACGCATCTGCTCGGGCCGGGCCGCCCCATCCGGACCATGGTTGACAAGGACCGTCTCAAGAGCATGATCCTCTGGGGACCTCCCGGGGTGGGCAAAACCACCATCGCCCGGCTTCTGGCCAAGGAATCAAAAGCCGACTTCGTACCCTTTAGCGCGGTTCTTTCTGGGATCAAAGAGATCAAGGCCGTGATGTCGGAGGCGGAAAAGAATCTCCGCTACGGGCGCCGCACGGTGGTTTTTGTCGACGAGATCCATCGTTTCAACAAAGCGCAGCAGGACGCGTTTCTTCCCTACGTAGAGAGGGGCGATATTGTCCTGATCGGCGCTACAACGGAGAACCCCAGCTTTGAGGTCAATGGCGCTTTATTGAGCCGCGCGAAAGTGTTTACCTTGCGTGGGCTCGAAGTCGAAGAACTGGCGCGTCTGGTCCAGCGCGGCCTTGTCGAAATGAAAGTCGACGCAGCGCCAGAGGTGATCGAGATGATCGCGCAATTCGTCAATGGCGATGCCCGCAATGCGCTTAATCTGGTGGAATTAGCCGCCTCCGTTGCTGTCGACGGCCATGTCACCCGGGAATCGCTCGAAGGCGTGCTCGAACGCCGCATGCTGCTCTACGACAAGGGGGGCGAAGAACACTACAATCTGATCAGCGCGCTCCATAAGAGTGTCCGCTCCAGCGACCCCGATGCGGCCCTCTATTGGCTGGCCCGCATGCTCGAGTCGGGCGAAGACCGGATGTATCTGGCGCGCCGTTTGGTTCGCATGGCGGTGGAAGACATTGGCCTCGCCGACCCTCGAGCCGTCGAGCAGGCCATTGCCTGCCAGCAGACCGTCCACTTTCTCGGTGAGCCGGAAGGCGATCAGGCCCTCGCCCAGATCACCATCTATCTCGCCATCGCTCCCAAAAGCGATGCCGCTTACCAGGCCCTGAAGTTGGCACAAACCGCCGCCCGCGAGCGCCTCGCCGAACCGGTCCCAATGCAACTGCGCAACGCGCCCACGCGCCTGATGAAGGATCTGGGATATGGCACCGGATACGAACATGCCCACCAACGGGCTGACGCCGTGGTGGGCATGAAGTGCCTGCCTCCAGGGTTGGAGGGCTCGGAGTTCTATCACCCGACGAATCGGGGGCTTGAAGCGAAGATTCGCGAACGCCTCGAAGAGTGGAAGGCGAAGCGCGCTTCTACTTCTTAG
- a CDS encoding TrmH family RNA methyltransferase: protein MALAHIERLTSLQNPLLKLVRKAFAKGSATEDGLILAEGFHQIEEARRSQAKVEVVIGTEHALGRIGNIAPRLVELSDAFFRETAGTEAPQGILALVRLPAWQPAQLWSAEALVLVLDGIQDPGNAGTMIRTAEAFGATGVVALKGTVDLNNPKVIRASAGSIFRVPTLRSSTAEIPVPSYAAAADAKLTVRDVDWKGPAAIIIGSEGHGVSAPLRKASTGVRIPTRGVESLNAGIAAAVLLYEAAAQRGTNK from the coding sequence ATGGCCCTCGCACACATCGAACGACTCACAAGCCTGCAAAACCCTCTTCTCAAACTGGTCCGCAAGGCCTTCGCGAAGGGCTCTGCAACGGAAGACGGCCTGATCCTCGCGGAAGGTTTCCACCAGATTGAGGAGGCGCGGCGCAGCCAGGCAAAAGTGGAAGTTGTCATTGGTACGGAACACGCTCTCGGCCGCATCGGCAATATTGCTCCCCGGCTGGTCGAGCTTTCTGATGCCTTTTTCCGCGAAACGGCGGGTACAGAAGCTCCTCAGGGCATTCTTGCCCTGGTCCGTCTTCCCGCCTGGCAGCCGGCCCAGCTCTGGAGTGCGGAGGCTCTGGTGCTGGTTCTCGATGGCATTCAGGATCCCGGTAATGCCGGCACGATGATCCGCACCGCAGAGGCCTTCGGCGCGACCGGTGTGGTGGCTCTCAAGGGAACGGTGGATCTGAATAACCCGAAGGTCATCCGGGCCTCGGCCGGCAGCATCTTCCGGGTCCCCACCCTGCGCAGCTCCACTGCCGAAATACCTGTCCCGAGCTATGCCGCCGCCGCTGACGCGAAACTCACCGTTCGCGACGTGGATTGGAAGGGCCCTGCCGCCATCATCATTGGCAGCGAAGGTCATGGCGTGAGTGCACCCTTGCGCAAAGCCTCAACGGGCGTCCGCATTCCCACTCGTGGGGTGGAGAGTCTCAATGCCGGCATTGCCGCTGCCGTTCTTCTCTATGAGGCCGCTGCCCAGCGCGGAACGAACAAATGA
- a CDS encoding YdcF family protein, whose product MKKILTIAAVLLFLIWGYQVTILALAVRDQAQKEEARPSEVIVVLGAAEYKGKPSPVFRSRLDHAFDLYMQKMAPRVLTTGGSGGERVHTEAEVGRQYLADRGIPVENIYVEREGATTAQTTAASAEILKRMGWNTCILVSDGYHLFRAKKMMTDYGLDCVGSPRPAKDAGYLQTGWLYLRQAVGYSLFDLGIRF is encoded by the coding sequence TTGAAGAAAATTTTGACCATCGCCGCTGTGCTTTTGTTTCTGATCTGGGGCTATCAGGTGACCATTTTAGCCCTCGCAGTCCGCGATCAAGCACAAAAAGAAGAGGCTCGCCCGTCGGAAGTGATTGTGGTGTTGGGCGCCGCAGAATACAAGGGAAAACCCTCGCCGGTGTTTCGCAGCAGACTCGATCACGCCTTTGATCTGTACATGCAGAAAATGGCGCCACGAGTGCTCACCACTGGGGGTTCCGGCGGCGAGCGGGTCCATACAGAAGCGGAAGTGGGCCGGCAGTATCTTGCCGATCGCGGCATTCCGGTGGAAAACATCTATGTGGAGCGCGAAGGGGCCACGACCGCCCAAACCACGGCGGCGAGTGCTGAAATTCTCAAGCGCATGGGCTGGAATACCTGCATTCTCGTGAGCGATGGCTATCATTTGTTTCGCGCCAAGAAAATGATGACGGACTATGGACTCGATTGCGTCGGTTCGCCGCGCCCCGCCAAGGATGCCGGTTATCTCCAGACCGGCTGGCTCTATTTGCGCCAGGCCGTCGGCTATTCACTTTTTGATCTCGGCATCCGATTTTAG
- a CDS encoding cupin domain-containing protein, which yields MKVHDWNELSLEEVTPLFYRKVVHTAGMTIANLSLKKDAHVVLHDHPNEQVSMVHSGRLLFHLGGQHIEVGPGQSLEIPPHLPHSVDVLEDCEVTDLFTPRREDWLTGNDAYLRKSQAAPAQS from the coding sequence ATGAAAGTACACGACTGGAACGAGCTCTCACTCGAGGAAGTGACCCCGCTTTTCTATCGCAAGGTGGTCCATACCGCAGGCATGACGATCGCCAATCTGAGCTTAAAGAAAGACGCGCATGTGGTGCTGCATGACCATCCGAATGAGCAGGTCTCGATGGTGCATTCCGGGCGATTGCTGTTCCACCTGGGCGGGCAACACATTGAAGTTGGCCCCGGACAGTCGCTCGAAATTCCACCGCATCTCCCTCATTCTGTGGATGTTTTGGAAGATTGCGAAGTGACCGACCTGTTTACGCCGCGGCGCGAGGATTGGCTCACTGGCAACGACGCTTATCTTCGGAAATCACAGGCTGCCCCCGCTCAAAGCTGA
- a CDS encoding FG-GAP repeat domain-containing protein → MRCALLFLLPVALFASGTCRLSLDLDHDGTPDTITIEGGTTEGPLIAIHGKTQARWQLDHHVITRECYALTLFGRPGIAILPLGMTLRFYEPTGKWGTPWKYTELYSFYTASWQGGLVQADLNGDGYPDLFVGNYWLESPPRFDLPWRLYAINAYHETPVSATAQLHWDGKRLLWVESRSPKGRIIWFTPPADIKQLWLPEAHPLSGRLDCPQLSFERGQPVISEDKRRCQ, encoded by the coding sequence ATGCGTTGTGCGCTTCTCTTTCTCCTCCCAGTTGCGCTCTTCGCGTCTGGAACTTGCCGCCTCAGCCTCGATCTTGACCACGACGGCACGCCCGATACGATTACGATCGAAGGTGGCACGACGGAAGGCCCGCTGATTGCCATCCACGGCAAAACGCAGGCGCGCTGGCAACTCGATCACCACGTCATCACTCGCGAATGCTACGCCCTCACTCTCTTTGGACGGCCTGGAATCGCGATTCTTCCCCTCGGCATGACGCTCCGCTTCTATGAACCGACGGGCAAATGGGGGACTCCCTGGAAGTACACCGAACTCTATTCGTTCTACACCGCAAGCTGGCAAGGCGGTCTCGTACAGGCTGATCTCAATGGGGATGGCTATCCCGATCTCTTCGTCGGCAACTACTGGCTGGAGAGCCCTCCCCGTTTCGATCTGCCCTGGCGCCTCTATGCGATCAACGCCTATCACGAGACCCCGGTCAGTGCGACGGCGCAGTTGCACTGGGATGGCAAACGGCTACTTTGGGTGGAGAGCCGTAGTCCGAAAGGCCGCATCATCTGGTTCACCCCTCCTGCAGACATCAAACAACTCTGGCTGCCCGAAGCCCATCCCCTCAGCGGCCGGCTCGATTGCCCGCAACTCAGCTTTGAGCGGGGGCAGCCTGTGATTTCCGAAGATAAGCGTCGTTGCCAGTGA
- a CDS encoding SirB1 family protein → MNALKRILRFEDEHANLDEAAFQIARIEYPTLVVPEWLAELDRHAEEMRRRMGGSFRLTAQQYLFGELGIAGNEADYYNPRNSCLNHVLEARTGIPITICVLYMELGRRLGVAVDGIGAPGHFLLRLEEDGDTYYLDPYHQGQIKEDVERELDPRYLVAASKRSIVIRMLNNLRLIYLQRQAWRKANAVLDLLLEADPVDADVLRQRAATLAATQRFHAAAADLDRYLELRPLDPDGEELKNQIARLHRMHAHKN, encoded by the coding sequence ATGAATGCTCTGAAGCGGATTCTCAGGTTTGAAGACGAGCACGCGAATCTGGACGAAGCGGCGTTCCAGATCGCGCGTATCGAGTACCCGACGTTGGTGGTCCCGGAGTGGCTCGCGGAGCTGGACCGGCATGCCGAAGAGATGCGGCGCCGGATGGGCGGCAGCTTTCGTTTGACGGCACAGCAGTATCTGTTCGGCGAGTTGGGAATCGCGGGCAACGAAGCAGACTACTACAACCCGCGCAATTCTTGCCTGAATCATGTTCTTGAAGCAAGAACCGGTATTCCGATCACCATCTGTGTTTTGTATATGGAATTGGGCCGCCGCCTCGGGGTTGCTGTGGATGGAATTGGGGCGCCGGGGCATTTTCTATTGCGACTTGAGGAGGACGGCGACACCTACTATCTCGATCCCTACCATCAGGGCCAGATCAAGGAAGATGTCGAGAGGGAACTGGATCCTCGTTATCTGGTTGCCGCGTCCAAGCGCAGCATCGTGATCCGGATGTTGAACAATCTGCGATTGATTTATCTGCAGCGCCAGGCGTGGAGGAAGGCGAACGCGGTGTTGGATCTGTTGCTCGAAGCGGATCCGGTGGATGCCGACGTTCTGCGGCAGCGCGCCGCAACTTTGGCCGCGACGCAACGTTTTCATGCTGCTGCGGCGGATCTCGATCGCTACCTGGAACTTCGGCCGCTCGATCCTGATGGGGAAGAACTGAAGAATCAGATTGCCAGATTGCACCGGATGCATGCGCATAAGAATTGA
- a CDS encoding PKD domain-containing protein, with the protein MALYGSFTKLTILFCCLSLEAGQGLKIGHGFSVATATIPNTGNYTSSAMASSEQQFALRLYDIVPPATGNPVNVMSVQVDTTYGTQWQIRLTAADTPADSDGPIGARLCFRTIVDDSPQGIFRCFLLGARTDVVLRAMRGRTSRLRSLEMWDTAGGGYITTPANWTLEGPLSTSVSAGHAVVFGGNPNSADTAWPVGTSAVIAWAKWTNAEVPLGAAAPKAGDSANMGNWLFDGNGTDQSGNLNLTVTSPTYVPTVDLPPASVPRTGGYQSIVTPKWTSWISLRAGYPNTLDATASSSDEIGSLSYRWRQVSGPTRLHFSDVTSATPTISGLITGTYRVQLQTTAPSAQISISDLQFGAVAMDENGVVVVTDPELDIIIGPQIAFGRSPWPYLDRTQQYMADFYGGLLGTDYADLWSSPATGKVSAVSGERTITGSGTNWQTAGYCGGNDYIVLFTSDADNLNGNDVGYYGIPIQSCASNTSLTVPFPMTAFSGLQYALMSGAAYGRWVGQNTNANYYDNVLAHYSFAARSGHTQYRDYARTLADRWISGPWLNYFRAGGTGTLNGAPRLRAMTGLVMRARDGRSNWWPALHTQMDLDKGLFDTPLPITSTSRDYDAREDWLRMSGLALASRYSTDGAKRSQYLATINSAITTWWAPLRGARGEWIMAYEQNWANAPVAIVSNGATGVTYAGGATGTVSTSGSSVVWQSGAKFGTQLVGSQIKINSALYTVLSVAGEDALTLTTSAGTQTGVGYQWGLLASTCSWPNRVWFTTTNFLVGGDARSYTCTYGAFDSMTLGSAYEGATGTKKFTSSATNGYFSQGFMQGIAAGAMWMVSKLTGNTTTATWLTETMDFVRDVAYRPASGGLYYVRTSIDCEPTLVAEANQSCIDQNGDGAGAQREYAAEVLGQGYGFARLISGASTYTTQGDIHAANLFGAPGYGGPGATGLSGYNLNSGLVEINKSAKYNGFYFGLGRAAVYPAARVGGAASAENRTVNVWVDPAAIAGAASVRVVLTYPSGKTKDATCDSAMMCSVTANATEGDHLLTREYWSGAGASGRLLAIASDPADVMLR; encoded by the coding sequence ATGGCTTTGTACGGATCATTTACTAAACTCACGATTTTGTTCTGTTGCTTAAGCCTTGAGGCTGGTCAGGGGCTGAAGATCGGACATGGTTTTAGCGTTGCGACTGCGACGATCCCAAACACAGGGAACTACACATCATCTGCGATGGCCAGCTCCGAACAGCAGTTTGCACTGCGTCTGTACGATATTGTTCCTCCGGCCACAGGCAACCCGGTCAATGTGATGTCGGTCCAGGTCGATACTACGTACGGGACGCAATGGCAGATCCGGCTTACGGCTGCCGACACGCCAGCCGATTCAGATGGACCGATCGGAGCCAGACTTTGCTTCCGCACGATCGTCGATGATTCTCCGCAAGGTATATTTCGATGCTTTCTACTTGGCGCGCGAACCGATGTTGTATTACGCGCTATGCGGGGCCGCACGTCGAGATTGCGATCGCTCGAAATGTGGGATACCGCGGGCGGCGGATACATTACAACGCCTGCCAATTGGACTCTTGAAGGGCCACTCTCAACCAGCGTAAGCGCAGGCCACGCGGTTGTTTTTGGTGGCAATCCTAATTCTGCCGACACCGCTTGGCCGGTTGGTACATCCGCTGTGATCGCCTGGGCAAAATGGACCAATGCTGAAGTCCCACTGGGGGCAGCCGCTCCAAAAGCTGGGGACTCGGCCAATATGGGCAATTGGTTGTTTGACGGCAACGGAACGGACCAATCTGGCAATCTTAACCTGACTGTCACCAGCCCGACGTACGTTCCAACCGTGGACCTGCCACCTGCATCTGTGCCTCGAACTGGTGGGTACCAGAGTATTGTCACGCCCAAGTGGACATCGTGGATTTCGCTTCGAGCTGGGTACCCCAACACGCTTGATGCAACGGCTTCGAGCTCTGATGAGATTGGCTCTTTGTCTTACCGGTGGCGGCAAGTGTCAGGGCCGACGCGCTTGCATTTTAGCGATGTCACCTCGGCGACGCCAACAATCTCAGGCCTGATTACTGGTACCTATCGAGTTCAGCTACAGACAACTGCCCCTTCGGCGCAAATATCGATAAGCGACCTGCAATTTGGTGCAGTCGCGATGGACGAAAACGGCGTTGTAGTGGTCACAGATCCGGAACTCGACATCATTATCGGTCCACAGATTGCTTTTGGCCGATCCCCTTGGCCGTACCTCGATCGCACCCAGCAGTACATGGCGGACTTTTACGGGGGCCTGCTCGGCACTGACTATGCAGACCTTTGGAGTTCACCCGCGACTGGTAAAGTCAGCGCCGTCAGCGGAGAACGCACAATTACCGGCAGCGGCACCAATTGGCAAACAGCAGGCTATTGCGGCGGCAATGATTACATCGTCCTTTTTACATCAGATGCGGACAACTTGAATGGAAATGACGTTGGTTACTACGGCATACCAATCCAATCTTGCGCTTCCAACACAAGCCTGACAGTACCCTTTCCAATGACTGCATTTTCGGGCCTTCAGTACGCACTCATGTCTGGAGCTGCCTATGGGCGTTGGGTTGGGCAAAATACCAATGCCAATTACTATGACAATGTGTTGGCGCACTATTCATTCGCTGCCCGGAGCGGACACACTCAATACCGAGACTATGCACGGACATTGGCAGATCGGTGGATCAGCGGCCCTTGGCTTAATTATTTCCGCGCGGGCGGAACAGGCACGTTAAACGGCGCTCCTCGACTGCGAGCGATGACAGGACTTGTGATGCGAGCGCGCGATGGCCGGTCGAACTGGTGGCCCGCGTTGCATACCCAGATGGATCTCGACAAGGGCCTATTCGATACACCTTTACCCATAACATCTACATCTCGCGATTATGATGCGCGGGAGGATTGGCTGCGCATGAGCGGGCTTGCTCTGGCCTCTCGGTACTCAACCGATGGCGCCAAGCGCTCTCAGTACTTGGCTACAATCAATTCCGCTATTACGACCTGGTGGGCGCCGCTGAGGGGAGCCCGGGGTGAATGGATCATGGCGTACGAGCAGAACTGGGCCAATGCACCAGTTGCGATCGTCTCAAACGGCGCGACCGGAGTGACCTACGCTGGCGGCGCGACCGGCACGGTTTCAACCTCCGGATCGAGCGTGGTGTGGCAGAGCGGAGCAAAGTTCGGTACGCAATTAGTTGGATCGCAGATCAAGATCAACAGCGCCTTGTACACCGTGTTGTCGGTGGCGGGCGAAGATGCGTTGACCCTTACGACAAGCGCAGGCACTCAGACGGGAGTGGGCTATCAGTGGGGCCTCTTGGCTTCAACTTGCAGTTGGCCGAATCGAGTGTGGTTTACGACGACAAATTTTCTGGTTGGCGGAGATGCCCGCAGCTACACCTGCACCTATGGAGCGTTTGACTCGATGACGCTCGGCTCTGCTTACGAGGGGGCGACTGGTACCAAAAAATTTACGTCATCAGCCACCAATGGTTATTTTTCGCAAGGATTCATGCAAGGTATTGCTGCAGGAGCTATGTGGATGGTGAGCAAGCTGACCGGTAACACAACCACAGCTACTTGGTTGACGGAGACCATGGATTTTGTTCGGGATGTTGCTTATCGTCCGGCATCAGGCGGTCTGTACTATGTGCGGACTTCGATTGATTGCGAACCCACGTTGGTGGCGGAGGCGAACCAATCCTGTATTGATCAAAACGGCGATGGAGCAGGAGCACAGCGCGAGTACGCGGCAGAGGTACTTGGACAGGGCTATGGATTCGCGCGATTAATCAGTGGTGCATCAACCTACACGACGCAGGGCGACATTCATGCGGCCAATCTCTTTGGCGCTCCAGGCTACGGTGGTCCTGGAGCGACCGGTCTAAGTGGATACAATCTCAACTCGGGCTTGGTCGAAATTAACAAGTCAGCCAAGTACAACGGCTTTTACTTCGGACTTGGTCGGGCTGCTGTTTACCCAGCTGCGCGAGTGGGAGGCGCCGCTTCCGCTGAAAATCGCACGGTGAACGTCTGGGTTGATCCGGCTGCAATCGCAGGCGCGGCAAGCGTCCGGGTCGTCCTCACCTATCCGAGTGGCAAGACGAAGGACGCGACCTGCGACAGCGCAATGATGTGTTCTGTTACAGCCAACGCGACCGAAGGCGACCACCTGCTCACTCGCGAGTACTGGTCGGGCGCCGGAGCGTCGGGGCGGCTGCTGGCAATCGCTAGCGATCCCGCTGACGTGATGCTTCGTTAA